One genomic segment of Candidatus Macondimonas diazotrophica includes these proteins:
- a CDS encoding GntR family transcriptional regulator, whose translation MAVAGSKKWATTASTRPFVQRLEYRTLTMKIPPAPVDLSASDFLTRIMPDKRLAEPSYRQLTNRLRALIESGEIADGQSLPSERTLAEMLALSRVTVRRAYDELRAQNVLDTQGRAGVIVKAPPRLTPRLGKLKGFTEEMRELGMEPSARLLERAVAQDRTIASMMNKPSNTHFLRLLRLRLGDGIVLSRDLAWYDLSAAPDMEGWDAEDSAYQFLTERCGIALSHSEQTVEAVLSSPEECAAFGFNEPQPCLLMKRKTYARSGQIVEYMERTFRGDVYACRVQLAMP comes from the coding sequence GTGGCCGTCGCCGGGTCCAAAAAGTGGGCCACTACGGCATCAACCCGCCCGTTTGTTCAAAGGCTTGAATATCGCACCCTCACCATGAAAATACCCCCCGCTCCTGTTGACCTGTCTGCATCCGACTTCCTCACGCGCATCATGCCGGACAAACGTCTGGCCGAGCCCAGTTATCGTCAGCTGACCAATCGCTTGCGAGCGCTTATTGAGTCGGGGGAGATTGCCGACGGGCAAAGCCTGCCGTCCGAGCGCACGCTGGCCGAGATGTTGGCCTTGAGCCGGGTGACCGTGCGTCGGGCGTATGACGAACTGCGCGCACAGAATGTGCTGGATACCCAGGGCCGGGCCGGTGTGATCGTCAAGGCGCCACCACGCCTGACGCCCCGACTGGGCAAACTCAAGGGTTTCACCGAGGAAATGCGTGAACTGGGTATGGAGCCATCCGCCCGTCTGCTCGAACGCGCCGTGGCGCAGGATCGCACCATCGCCTCCATGATGAACAAGCCCTCCAACACGCATTTTTTGCGCCTGCTGCGCTTGCGGCTCGGGGATGGCATCGTGCTGTCGCGCGACCTGGCGTGGTACGACCTGAGCGCCGCGCCGGACATGGAGGGTTGGGATGCTGAGGACTCCGCCTATCAGTTTTTGACCGAGCGCTGTGGTATTGCCCTCTCGCACAGTGAACAAACGGTCGAGGCGGTCTTGAGCAGTCCTGAGGAGTGCGCGGCGTTCGGTTTCAACGAACCGCAGCCGTGCCTCTTAATGAAGCGCAAAACCTACGCGCGCAGCGGCCAGATCGTGGAATATATGGAGCGTACGTTCCGCGGCGACGTTTATGCTTGCCGGGTACAACTTGCCATGCCCTGA
- a CDS encoding branched-chain amino acid transaminase, with protein MATQLMADRDGVIWLDGALVPWREARVHVLTHTLHYGMGVFEGVRAYKTDKGPAIFRLDEHNKRFFQSAHILNMRLPIDMKTLADAHEAVIRENGLSEGYIRPMAFLGAEGMGLRADNLRVHVMVAAWPWPSYLGAETLERGLVVKTSSFSRHHVNITMCKAKANGNYMNSMLALQEALAAGAQEALLLDREGFVAEGSGENIFIVRDGVLYTPELTSALDGITRRTIITLAHEMGLSVFEKRITRDEVYIADEAFFTGTAAEVTPIRELDGRSIGVGHRGPVTEQLQNAYFDAVYGRDERHVDWLSLVS; from the coding sequence ATGGCGACACAGTTGATGGCGGACCGGGACGGCGTGATCTGGCTGGATGGCGCGTTGGTTCCGTGGCGTGAGGCACGGGTTCATGTGCTGACCCATACCCTGCACTACGGCATGGGCGTTTTCGAGGGCGTGCGCGCTTACAAAACCGACAAGGGCCCCGCCATTTTCCGGCTGGACGAGCACAACAAGCGCTTCTTCCAGTCGGCGCATATCCTCAACATGCGGCTGCCGATCGACATGAAGACCCTCGCGGATGCGCATGAGGCCGTCATCCGTGAAAACGGCCTGTCCGAGGGCTATATTCGACCCATGGCGTTTCTCGGCGCCGAAGGAATGGGTTTGCGTGCCGACAATCTGCGGGTCCATGTGATGGTCGCCGCATGGCCCTGGCCGAGTTATCTGGGCGCCGAAACCCTGGAGCGGGGACTGGTGGTCAAGACTTCGTCCTTCAGTCGACACCACGTCAACATCACCATGTGCAAGGCCAAGGCTAACGGCAACTACATGAATTCCATGCTGGCGTTGCAGGAAGCTTTGGCGGCTGGGGCCCAGGAGGCGTTGCTGCTGGACCGCGAGGGTTTCGTGGCCGAAGGTTCGGGCGAGAACATCTTCATCGTCCGCGACGGTGTGCTCTACACGCCTGAGCTGACTTCCGCACTCGACGGCATTACTCGCCGCACCATCATCACCCTTGCCCATGAGATGGGATTGTCGGTGTTTGAAAAGCGGATTACCCGGGATGAGGTTTACATTGCCGATGAGGCGTTCTTCACGGGTACGGCGGCGGAGGTGACCCCGATTCGGGAACTGGACGGTCGCAGCATCGGCGTGGGTCATCGCGGTCCAGTCACTGAGCAATTGCAGAACGCCTATTTCGACGCCGTATACGGCCGTGATGAACGTCATGTCGATTGGCTGAGCCTGGTTTCCTGA
- the glnE gene encoding bifunctional [glutamate--ammonia ligase]-adenylyl-L-tyrosine phosphorylase/[glutamate--ammonia-ligase] adenylyltransferase, translating to MPPQAHSTDLDAMIAALPEILQTEQRATIERFNALDGPQPPDWSGLLRLWACSSFAVDLCLRHPDWVRDLSPASPLPAGESLRHELDQTLASCTDLSQAMTALRRFRQRRTLQLAYRDINDLDEIEVVLTGLSDVADTCIGGAVAWLDRRFRAQWGEPLDRSGQPQELMVLAMGKLGGRELNFSSDIDLILVYPEAGTVAGPKPMEIGDYFTRLAQQLVKLLAEPSADGFAYRVDTRLRPFGQSGPLVLSAGAMELYYQQHGREWERYALIKARPLTGRPADVAALMATLRPFVYRRYLDFGAFEALRGMKSLIETEVNRKGLADNIKLGSGGIREVEFIVQAFQLVRGGQEAALREPHLLSVLPRLEQRGILASHTVARLMDAYRLLRRVENRLQQVRDMQTHELPTDPLTQARIAYGMGVPGWTDLWHMLEQRRRWIAEEFAEVFAAPQSDDADTSALDRLWQGLLSEAEAQSALTEAGYANPDGAVASIAGLRHSAMARTLSDTGQNRLARLMPLLVGAVGQGTHPDITLPRILRLIEVIARRSIYLALLIDHPTALSQLVRLCAASPWLAEYLARHPMLLDELLDARSLYAPPDALVVAGEVSRRIADTDDLERRMDVLRQVQQVNLLRIAAADLAGNLPLMRVSDKLTELAEVMLRQVLLLAWGEMVARYGRPRQADGRLVQFAVIAYGKLGGIELGYGSDLDLVFLHDGSQAEGQTDGQRGIDNATFFARLTQRLVHWLTAPTSAGRLYEIDTRLRPSGRSGLLVSSITGFADYQRRHAWTWEHQALVRARVVAGPPSLAQQFSAIRAEVLGRSRPADALRAEICRMRARMREALDKTEPGHWDLKHSAGGIADIEFMVQYLVLRYAHDHPSLLRWTDNIRLLETLGTLDLLPDGAVTALSACYRSLRQRIHALSLQQVPAMVPETELAMERAQVRALWRSLLEETA from the coding sequence ATGCCGCCACAAGCGCATTCGACGGATCTGGACGCCATGATCGCGGCCTTGCCTGAGATATTACAGACCGAGCAGCGGGCGACGATCGAGCGCTTCAATGCGTTGGATGGCCCGCAACCGCCGGATTGGAGCGGGCTGCTGCGGCTATGGGCCTGCAGCTCATTCGCGGTCGATCTGTGCCTGCGCCATCCGGACTGGGTCCGCGATCTGTCTCCCGCCAGTCCGCTGCCCGCGGGCGAGTCTCTGCGTCACGAACTGGACCAGACCTTGGCGTCCTGTACCGACTTGTCACAGGCAATGACGGCGCTGCGTCGTTTCCGCCAGCGCCGCACCCTCCAGCTGGCTTACCGCGACATCAACGATCTGGATGAGATCGAGGTGGTGCTGACCGGTCTCTCCGATGTGGCCGATACCTGCATCGGCGGCGCTGTGGCTTGGCTCGACCGGCGTTTTCGCGCCCAGTGGGGCGAGCCGCTCGATCGTTCAGGCCAACCCCAGGAGCTCATGGTGCTGGCCATGGGCAAGCTGGGGGGGCGGGAGTTGAATTTCTCGTCCGACATCGACCTGATCCTCGTCTATCCCGAAGCCGGTACGGTAGCGGGTCCCAAGCCGATGGAAATCGGTGATTACTTCACGCGTCTGGCCCAGCAGCTGGTCAAGCTGCTCGCCGAACCCAGCGCGGATGGCTTTGCCTATCGCGTCGACACCCGGTTGCGACCGTTTGGCCAGAGTGGACCGCTGGTCCTGTCGGCCGGTGCCATGGAACTCTATTACCAGCAGCATGGCCGCGAATGGGAGCGTTATGCCCTGATCAAGGCGAGACCATTGACCGGTCGCCCGGCCGATGTGGCCGCATTGATGGCGACCCTGCGCCCGTTCGTCTATCGCCGCTACTTGGACTTTGGCGCCTTCGAAGCCTTGCGCGGCATGAAGTCGCTGATCGAAACCGAGGTCAACCGCAAGGGGCTCGCGGACAACATCAAGCTCGGTTCCGGCGGTATCCGAGAGGTCGAGTTCATCGTTCAGGCCTTTCAGCTGGTCCGGGGTGGCCAGGAGGCCGCCTTGCGCGAACCCCATTTGCTCTCGGTATTGCCGCGCCTCGAGCAACGCGGAATTCTGGCCTCCCACACGGTTGCCCGGCTCATGGATGCCTATCGGCTCCTGCGCCGGGTGGAAAACCGCTTGCAGCAGGTCCGGGACATGCAGACCCATGAGCTGCCTACCGATCCCCTGACGCAGGCCCGGATTGCCTATGGGATGGGTGTGCCCGGCTGGACGGATCTATGGCACATGCTGGAACAGCGCCGCCGCTGGATAGCCGAGGAGTTTGCCGAGGTGTTTGCGGCACCCCAGAGCGACGATGCGGACACCTCGGCCCTCGACAGGCTGTGGCAAGGGCTCTTGAGTGAAGCCGAAGCACAATCGGCATTGACCGAGGCGGGCTATGCCAACCCGGACGGCGCGGTCGCATCGATCGCTGGCTTGCGTCACAGCGCCATGGCGCGAACCTTGAGTGATACTGGTCAAAATCGGCTGGCGCGGCTGATGCCGCTGCTCGTTGGCGCGGTTGGGCAGGGGACGCATCCGGATATCACGCTGCCGCGCATCCTGCGCCTGATCGAGGTGATTGCCCGGCGCAGCATCTATCTCGCTCTGCTGATCGATCATCCGACAGCGCTCTCGCAGCTGGTACGCCTGTGCGCAGCCAGTCCGTGGCTGGCCGAGTATCTGGCCCGTCACCCGATGCTGCTCGACGAACTGCTTGATGCGCGCAGTCTCTACGCACCACCCGACGCGCTCGTCGTCGCAGGTGAGGTGTCCCGGCGCATCGCTGACACCGATGATCTGGAGCGTCGCATGGATGTCCTGCGCCAGGTTCAGCAGGTCAACCTCCTGCGCATCGCCGCCGCCGATCTGGCCGGTAATCTGCCGCTGATGCGGGTCAGCGACAAGCTGACGGAGCTGGCCGAGGTGATGTTGCGGCAGGTCTTGCTGCTCGCATGGGGAGAAATGGTGGCCCGATACGGGCGCCCTCGCCAGGCGGATGGCCGGCTGGTTCAATTCGCCGTGATTGCCTACGGCAAGCTGGGGGGGATCGAACTCGGTTATGGTTCGGATCTGGATCTGGTCTTTCTGCACGATGGCAGCCAGGCCGAGGGACAAACCGATGGACAGCGCGGGATCGACAATGCGACATTCTTCGCCCGATTGACGCAGCGCCTGGTGCATTGGCTGACTGCACCCACCAGTGCTGGACGGCTCTATGAGATCGATACCCGGCTGCGGCCCAGCGGCCGATCGGGTCTGTTGGTCAGCAGCATCACGGGGTTTGCCGACTATCAGCGTCGCCATGCCTGGACCTGGGAACACCAAGCCTTGGTGCGCGCGCGCGTCGTTGCCGGTCCGCCGAGCCTAGCACAACAATTTTCCGCAATCCGCGCCGAGGTATTGGGTCGGTCGCGTCCGGCCGATGCGCTGCGCGCCGAGATTTGCCGGATGCGCGCGCGGATGCGTGAGGCGCTCGACAAGACCGAGCCGGGGCATTGGGATCTGAAACACAGCGCTGGCGGTATCGCCGATATTGAATTTATGGTCCAATACCTCGTTCTGCGTTACGCCCATGACCATCCGTCCCTGCTGCGCTGGACGGACAACATCCGTCTGCTCGAAACGCTGGGGACGCTGGATCTGCTTCCCGACGGCGCGGTAACGGCGCTGTCGGCATGCTACCGAAGCCTGCGCCAGCGAATCCATGCGCTGAGCTTGCAGCAGGTGCCGGCCATGGTTCCCGAAACCGAATTGGCAATGGAGCGGGCGCAAGTAAGGGCGTTGTGGCGGTCTTTGCTCGAGGAAACGGCCTGA
- a CDS encoding CinA family protein: MKTPDGTRPDWMMYLTELAQALTAHGWRLVTAESCTGGWIAKCCTDLPGSSAWYAGGVVSYSNALKTSLLGVRTETLEREGAVSAATAREMAEGALARLGGDLAVAVSGIAGPTGASPGKPVGTVWFAWAVSTQAVTTRCAHFPGDREAVRASAVEMALSGLCEMLRGTPAPHGWA; this comes from the coding sequence ATGAAAACGCCGGATGGCACCCGTCCCGACTGGATGATGTACTTGACTGAGCTGGCCCAGGCCTTGACTGCCCATGGGTGGCGCCTGGTCACGGCGGAATCGTGCACGGGCGGCTGGATTGCCAAGTGCTGCACCGATTTGCCCGGCAGTTCGGCCTGGTATGCCGGCGGCGTCGTTAGTTACAGCAATGCCCTGAAGACCAGCCTGCTGGGGGTACGCACCGAAACGCTGGAACGGGAGGGAGCGGTCAGCGCAGCTACCGCACGCGAGATGGCGGAAGGCGCACTGGCCCGCCTCGGCGGCGATCTTGCCGTCGCTGTCAGCGGCATTGCCGGACCGACCGGCGCCAGTCCAGGCAAACCGGTGGGCACCGTCTGGTTCGCGTGGGCGGTCTCGACCCAGGCCGTGACCACCCGTTGCGCCCATTTTCCCGGAGACCGTGAGGCAGTCCGGGCCAGTGCCGTCGAAATGGCACTCTCGGGTCTGTGCGAGATGCTGCGGGGCACGCCCGCACCACATGGTTGGGCCTGA
- the recA gene encoding recombinase RecA, which produces MDENRKKALAAALGQIEKQFGKGSVMRMGDGQAASDVIPVSTGSLGLDLALGIGGLPRGRVVEIYGPESSGKTTLTLHVIAEVQKAGGTAAFVDAEHALDPQYANLLGVNLDELLISQPDTGEQALEITDMLVRSGAVDVVVVDSVAALTPKAEIEGEMGDSHVGLQARLMSQALRKLTANIKRTNCLVIFINQIRMKIGVMFGSPETTTGGNALKFYSSVRLDIRRIGAIKRSDEVVGNETRVKVVKNKVAPPFREAEFEILYGEGISREGELIELGVKHNLIEKTGSWYSYQGDRIGQGKENVRQYLKDHPEIVQQLDQTLRNLLLMGKARAAESLEPGLAAE; this is translated from the coding sequence ATGGACGAGAATCGCAAGAAGGCCTTGGCGGCCGCACTGGGTCAGATCGAAAAACAGTTTGGCAAGGGCTCGGTCATGCGCATGGGCGATGGCCAGGCAGCCAGCGATGTCATTCCCGTGTCGACCGGCTCCCTCGGACTGGATCTGGCCTTGGGCATCGGCGGCTTGCCCCGGGGTCGGGTCGTGGAAATCTACGGCCCGGAGTCCTCGGGCAAGACCACGCTCACCTTGCATGTCATCGCCGAAGTCCAGAAAGCCGGCGGTACGGCCGCTTTCGTGGATGCCGAACATGCACTCGATCCGCAGTACGCCAATCTGCTCGGCGTGAACCTCGATGAGCTCCTGATCTCCCAGCCCGATACCGGTGAACAGGCGCTGGAAATCACCGACATGCTGGTGCGCTCCGGCGCAGTCGATGTGGTGGTGGTCGACTCGGTCGCCGCACTGACGCCCAAGGCCGAAATCGAGGGCGAGATGGGTGATTCGCACGTGGGCCTGCAGGCGCGCCTCATGTCTCAGGCCTTGCGCAAGCTCACCGCCAACATCAAGCGGACCAACTGCCTGGTAATTTTCATCAACCAGATACGCATGAAGATCGGCGTCATGTTCGGCAGTCCGGAAACCACCACCGGCGGCAACGCCCTCAAGTTCTATTCCTCCGTCCGGCTCGACATTCGCCGCATTGGCGCCATCAAGCGCAGCGACGAGGTCGTGGGCAACGAAACGCGCGTCAAGGTCGTCAAGAACAAGGTCGCGCCGCCGTTCCGCGAAGCCGAGTTCGAAATTCTCTACGGCGAAGGCATTTCACGCGAAGGTGAGCTGATCGAACTGGGTGTCAAGCACAACCTGATCGAGAAGACCGGCTCTTGGTACAGCTATCAGGGCGACCGGATCGGACAGGGCAAGGAAAATGTCCGCCAGTACCTGAAAGACCACCCCGAGATCGTCCAACAACTCGACCAAACCCTCCGGAATCTGCTGCTGATGGGAAAGGCGCGTGCCGCTGAAAGCCTCGAACCCGGACTCGCCGCCGAATGA
- a CDS encoding regulatory protein RecX: MPLKASNPDSPPNERTLRARALRLLGRREYARREMAERLARWGATNEQAARVLDGLQADGLLSEQRYAESWIRTRLDRGDGPRRLRYALAQAGLDESLIEQALPENEDWAARLEATRRRHFGAPAPVDWPEWARQARYLERRGYSPELIRRRLPRPTMDSDPGDDVLE, encoded by the coding sequence GTGCCGCTGAAAGCCTCGAACCCGGACTCGCCGCCGAATGAGCGCACCCTGCGCGCACGGGCGCTGCGCCTGCTCGGCCGACGCGAATATGCGCGGCGCGAAATGGCCGAGCGCCTCGCGCGCTGGGGGGCCACGAACGAACAAGCCGCTCGCGTGCTGGACGGATTGCAAGCGGACGGCTTGCTGAGTGAGCAACGCTACGCCGAAAGCTGGATCCGCACCCGGCTTGACCGCGGCGATGGTCCTCGTCGCCTGCGCTACGCGCTCGCGCAGGCCGGGCTGGACGAGAGCCTGATCGAACAGGCATTGCCGGAAAACGAAGACTGGGCAGCGCGGCTGGAGGCGACGCGACGTCGACATTTCGGTGCCCCAGCACCGGTCGACTGGCCAGAATGGGCACGACAGGCACGTTACCTGGAACGGCGCGGATATTCGCCCGAGCTGATCCGGCGACGACTGCCTCGCCCGACCATGGATTCAGACCCCGGCGATGATGTGCTGGAATGA
- the alaS gene encoding alanine--tRNA ligase yields the protein MTSAELRHRFLEFFRNHGHTVVPSSSLVPLNDPTLLFTNAGMVQFKDVFLGREDRPYSRAVSAQRCVRAGGKHNDLENVGYTARHHTFFEMLGNFSFGDYFKRDAIQYAWAFLTDTLALPPERLWVTVYATDDEAYDIWQREIGIPAERIIRIGDKPDGGSDNFWQMGDTGPCGPCSEIFYDHGPEVAGGPPGSPEEDGDRYIEIWNLVFMQFDRDQQGVLHPLPKPSVDTGMGLERLAAVLQGVHSNYDIDLFQRLIAAAAEATGAPNGDNPSLRVLADHVRACAFLVTDGVIPGNEGRGYVLRRIIRRAVRHGYKLGMRQAFFHRLVPALVLEMGSAYPELTQAETRVTGILRQEEERFFETLEHGMAILDAELQRVATSGDPLNGETAFKLHDTYGFPLDLTQDICREHGVRVDLAGFERAMARQREQARAAGRFRMDSVLEYSGQTTTFHGYDALTTDAARVLALYHAGVAVDHLQTGQDGIVILDQTPFYAESGGQVGDAGALLAPAARFAVQDTQKIQNDVVGHAGQLSEGVLRIGDTVSAQVDGVQRVRTMRHHSATHLLHKALREVLGAHVQQKGSLVDADKTRFDFSHSSALTAEEIARIEALVNAEILANQPTQMRIMPLDEARQSGAVMLFGEKYADTVRVLDIGSSRELCGGTHVSRTGDIGLFKITSESGVAAGVRRIEAIAGEVALAFVAAQQALLMQSATLLKTTPTDVPARIAQLQDQLKSLDRELSRATSRLAASQGGDLASQAVTVADVQVLAARVDGLDAKSLRETLDKLRDRLRPAAIVLGTVAGDDKVMLVAGVTPELTERLKAGELVNAVAQQVGGKGGGRADMAQAGGTDPSRLDEALASVANWVAARLS from the coding sequence ATGACCAGCGCTGAACTCCGCCATCGTTTCCTCGAATTCTTCCGCAACCACGGACATACCGTCGTGCCCAGCAGTTCGCTGGTACCACTGAATGATCCGACCCTGCTGTTCACCAATGCGGGAATGGTGCAGTTCAAGGATGTGTTTCTCGGCCGTGAGGATCGCCCCTATTCGCGCGCGGTCAGCGCTCAACGTTGTGTCCGGGCCGGCGGCAAGCACAACGACCTGGAGAACGTCGGCTACACGGCGCGTCACCACACCTTCTTCGAGATGCTGGGCAATTTCAGTTTCGGGGACTACTTCAAGCGCGACGCCATCCAGTACGCGTGGGCGTTTTTGACCGATACCCTGGCGTTACCGCCGGAGCGGCTGTGGGTCACGGTCTACGCCACGGACGATGAAGCCTACGACATCTGGCAGCGCGAGATCGGCATTCCGGCCGAACGCATCATCCGAATCGGTGACAAGCCGGATGGCGGCTCGGACAACTTCTGGCAAATGGGCGATACGGGTCCATGCGGGCCCTGCTCCGAGATCTTCTACGACCATGGCCCGGAGGTGGCTGGCGGGCCACCGGGCAGCCCGGAAGAAGACGGCGACCGCTACATCGAAATCTGGAATCTGGTCTTCATGCAGTTTGATCGCGACCAGCAGGGGGTGCTGCACCCGCTGCCCAAGCCGTCGGTCGACACCGGAATGGGGCTGGAACGGCTGGCGGCCGTGCTGCAGGGCGTCCACAGCAACTATGACATCGATCTGTTCCAGCGCCTCATTGCGGCCGCGGCCGAAGCGACCGGCGCGCCGAATGGCGACAACCCGTCGCTGCGGGTGCTTGCCGACCATGTGCGGGCCTGCGCGTTCCTGGTCACCGACGGCGTGATTCCCGGCAACGAAGGGCGCGGTTACGTGCTCCGGCGCATCATCCGGCGCGCAGTCCGTCATGGCTACAAGCTCGGCATGCGCCAGGCTTTCTTTCACCGCCTGGTTCCGGCGCTGGTGCTCGAGATGGGCAGCGCCTATCCGGAGCTGACACAAGCCGAGACCCGGGTTACCGGCATTCTGCGCCAGGAAGAGGAACGCTTTTTCGAGACCCTGGAACACGGCATGGCCATTCTGGATGCCGAACTGCAGCGCGTCGCCACAAGCGGTGATCCGCTCAATGGCGAGACAGCGTTCAAGCTCCACGATACCTACGGTTTCCCGCTGGACCTGACCCAGGATATCTGCCGCGAACACGGCGTCCGTGTGGATCTGGCCGGGTTCGAGCGCGCGATGGCCCGGCAACGGGAACAGGCGCGTGCGGCGGGCCGCTTCCGCATGGACAGCGTCCTCGAATACAGCGGCCAGACAACGACCTTTCACGGCTATGATGCGCTGACGACCGACGCGGCCCGGGTTCTGGCGCTCTATCATGCTGGCGTCGCGGTCGATCACCTTCAAACTGGACAGGACGGGATCGTCATCCTCGACCAAACCCCCTTCTATGCCGAATCCGGCGGTCAGGTCGGTGATGCGGGCGCACTGCTGGCGCCGGCGGCCCGGTTTGCCGTTCAGGACACTCAGAAGATTCAAAACGATGTAGTCGGACACGCCGGTCAGCTCAGCGAAGGCGTGCTGCGCATCGGCGACACGGTCAGTGCACAGGTCGACGGGGTCCAGCGTGTCCGCACCATGCGTCACCACTCCGCGACCCACCTGCTGCACAAGGCGCTGCGCGAGGTGCTCGGGGCCCATGTCCAGCAGAAAGGGTCGCTGGTCGACGCAGACAAGACCCGCTTCGATTTTTCCCATTCGAGCGCTCTCACCGCCGAAGAAATTGCGCGTATCGAAGCCCTGGTCAATGCCGAGATCCTGGCGAATCAGCCTACCCAGATGCGGATCATGCCGCTGGATGAAGCTCGCCAAAGCGGCGCCGTCATGCTGTTCGGGGAAAAGTATGCCGATACCGTGCGGGTATTGGATATCGGCAGCTCACGCGAGCTGTGCGGCGGCACTCACGTCAGCCGCACCGGTGACATCGGCTTGTTCAAGATCACCAGCGAGTCCGGCGTCGCTGCCGGGGTCCGCCGAATCGAGGCCATTGCCGGAGAGGTCGCCCTCGCATTTGTCGCCGCTCAGCAAGCGCTGCTGATGCAGTCGGCAACCCTGCTCAAGACCACGCCGACCGACGTGCCGGCGCGCATTGCCCAGCTGCAGGACCAGCTCAAGTCGCTGGACCGTGAACTCAGCCGAGCAACCTCCCGACTGGCCGCGAGCCAGGGAGGCGATCTCGCCTCTCAGGCGGTGACGGTGGCCGACGTTCAGGTTCTGGCGGCCCGGGTGGACGGCCTGGACGCGAAGTCCTTGCGGGAGACCCTCGACAAGCTCCGCGATCGTCTTCGTCCGGCGGCCATCGTGCTGGGGACCGTAGCCGGGGACGACAAAGTGATGCTGGTCGCCGGCGTGACGCCCGAGCTGACCGAGCGACTCAAAGCCGGTGAGCTCGTCAATGCGGTGGCCCAGCAGGTCGGCGGCAAAGGGGGCGGCCGGGCGGACATGGCCCAGGCCGGCGGTACCGATCCCAGCCGTCTGGACGAGGCGCTGGCCAGTGTCGCGAATTGGGTCGCTGCACGTTTGAGCTGA